A single Mangifera indica cultivar Alphonso chromosome 20, CATAS_Mindica_2.1, whole genome shotgun sequence DNA region contains:
- the LOC123204470 gene encoding ABC transporter F family member 3 translates to MTEVASSVVHEVLGRRALDVDQPIIDYIVNVLADEDFDFGEDGEGAFEAIGELLVGAECVTDFNECRLVCSKLTEKFGKHGLVKAKPTVRSLTAPLRMNDGMDEEVPKKKPEVIDGPVLTERDKAKLERKKRKEERQREAQYQIHVAEMEAVRAGMPVACVNHERGGGPAVKDIHMDNFNVSVGGRDLIVEGSVTLSFGRHYGLVGRNGTGKTTFLRHMAMHAIDGIPSNCQILHVEQEVAGDDTSALQCVLNSDIERTQLLEEEAKLLAQQRELEFEDATEKRNGSVDKDAIAQRLEEIYKRLEVIDAYSAEPRAASILAGLSFSPEMQKKATKTFSGGWRMRIALARALFIEPDLLLLDEPTNHLDLHAVLWLESYLVKWPKTFIVVSHAREFLNTVVTDILHLQGQKLNSYKGNYDTFERTREEQIKNQQKAFESNERSRAHMQAFIDKFRYNAKRASLVQSRIKALDRMGHVDEVVNDPDYKFEFPTPDDRPGPPIISFSDASFGYPGGPVLFKNLNFGIDLDSRIAMVGPNGIGKSTILKLIAGELQPSSGTVFRSAKVRIAVFSQHHVDGLDLSSNPLLYMMRCFPGVPEQKLRAHLGSFGVTGNLALQPMYTLSGGQKSRVAFAKITFKKPHIILLDEPSNHLDLDAVEALIQGLVLYQGGILMVSHDEHLISGSVEELWVVSEGTVAPFHGTFQDYKKMLQSK, encoded by the exons ATGACTGAAGTGGCGAGCTCAGTGGTGCACGAGGTGCTCGGCCGTAGAGCCCTGGATGTGGACCAGCCGATTATTGACTACATCGTCAATGTCCTTGCGGATGAGGACTTCGATTTCGGTGAGGACGGCGAGGGCGCTTTCGAAGCCATCGGCGAGCTCCTCGTCGGCGCTGAATGCGTCACTGATTTCAACGAATGCCGCTTG GTTTGTAGTAAACTGACTGAGAAGTTTGGGAAGCATGGTTTAGTGAAAGCGAAACCAACTGTGCGGAGCCTCACGGCGCCTTTAAGAATGAATGATGGAATGGATGAGGAGGTTCCGAAGAAGAAGCCTGAGGTGATAGACGGTCCAGTTTTGACTGAACGTGACAAAGCCAAGTTAGAGAGGAAAAAGAGGAAAGAGGAACGCCAAAGAGAG GCCCAATACCAAATTCATGTTGCTGAAATGGAAGCGGTTAGAGCTGGGATGCCTGTGGCATGTGTGAATCATGAGAGGGGCGGTGGACCGGCTGTGAAGGATATACATATGGATAACTTTAATGTTTCTGTGGGTGGACGTGATCTTATAGTGGAAGGTTCAGTCACACTTTCTTTTGGAAGGCATTATG GCCTTGTTGGAAGAAATGGTACAGGAAAAACAACTTTTCTGAGGCACATGGCTATGCATGCTATTGATGGTATTCCTTCAAACTGCCAGATTTTACATGTTGAGCAAGAAGTGGCAGGGGATGATACATCTGCCTTGCAATGTGTTCTTAACTCTGATATTGAAAGAACTCAACTTTTGGAAGAAGAAGCAAAACTGCTTGCTCAACAG AGAGAGCTGGAGTTTGAGGATGCAACTGAAAAGAGAAATGGTTCAGTTGATAAAGATGCTATTGCTCAAAGGCTTGAGGAAATATACAAGAGACTTGAAGTCATTGATGCTTATTCTGCAGAACCACGTGCAGCTTCCATTCTTGCT GGCCTCAGTTTCTCTCCAGAAATGCAGAAGAAGGCTACAAAGACATTTTCTGGAGGGTGGCGAATGCGAATTGCTTTGGCTCGTGCTTTGTTTATAGAGCCTGATTTGTTGCTACTTGATGAACCTACA AATCATCTTGATCTACATGCTGTCCTGTGGCTGGAATCATACCTGGTGAAATGGCCAAAAACATTTATTGTTGTTTCTCATGCTAGAGAATTTTTGAACACG GTGGTTACGGACATTCTTCATCTACAAGgacaaaaactgaattcttACAAAGGGAATTATGATACATTTGAGAGGACACGTGAGGAACAAATTAAGAACCAACAGAAGGCATTTGAGTCAAATGAAAGATCAAGAGCCCATATGCAG GCTTTTATTGATAAGTTCCGCTACAATGCAAAGAGAGCATCTCTTGTCCAGTCAAGAATCAAG GCATTGGACCGGATGGGTCATGTAGATGAAGTTGTTAATGACCCTGA CTACAAGTTTGAATTTCCAACCCCAGATGATAGACCTGGGCCTCCTATAATAAGTTTCAG CGATGCGTCATTTGGTTACCCTGGTGGCCCAGTATTGtttaagaatttgaattttgggaTTGATCTTGATAGCCGCATAGCAA TGGTTGGGCCAAACGGCATTGGCAAATCTACTATACTCAAACTAATTGCTGGGGAGCTACAGCCAAGCTCTGGAACAGTTTTCCGTTCAGCTAag GTTCGCATAGCTGTTTTCAGTCAGCACCATGTTGATGGGCTCGACCTATCTTCAAATCCCCTTTTGTATATGATGCGCTGCTTCCCT GGAGTGCCTGAGCAGAAGCTTCGAGCTCACTTGGGTTCTTTTGGTGTAACTGGAAATTTAGCACTTCAACCGATGTACACTTTGTCTG GTGGTCAGAAAAGTAGAGTTGCATTTGCAAAGATAACGTTCAAGAAGccacacataatattacttgatGAGCCCTCTAATCATCTT GATTTGGATGCTGTGGAGGCACTAATTCAAGGACTTGTTTTGTACCAAGGAGGAATTCTCATG GTTAGTCACGATGAGCATCTGATATCTGGAAGTGTGGAAGAGCTGTGGGTGGTTTCAGAAGGCACAGTGGCACCGTTTCATGGGACTTTCCAGGATTACAAGAAGATGCTTCAGTCCAAATAG